From the Dermacentor variabilis isolate Ectoservices chromosome 5, ASM5094787v1, whole genome shotgun sequence genome, the window GGACCCTGCTGCTAGGAGCAGGCGACTGCCGTAGAAACCTAATAATTCCTGTGGCGACTTAATTTAAGAGCTAGATTATCGCGAATTATTTTATCTCATTGACTTACAATTGGTGACTTCATTGACCAACCACGAACCAGAAGGTAGTAACGAAGATAAGCGGCCGGCGCAGTCTCGCCGGCTGCACAAAGCCGTGACGCCGCACCGTTCAAAACGAAGGAACCAACAGGTATACGCAATTTGCATGACAATACGGGAGATGAACGTTTCTGCGAACGGCAACATAAGGCTCAGCGCTTCATGTGGAAAATAGTCATAATGGTTCTCAACAGAGCAAAATGTTCGCCTTTAATACGAGTATCCGCATCGTGGGCCCGATCTCCTGCCGAGGCGTTGGCGCGACGCCGACGAGATCTCTCCTGCTCTCGGCGCTGTTGCTCGTAGGCCAGCTGCTCCTCGGCAGAACGAACGATGTGTGGCCGTCCTAttgcgaagtcggagagagacttcTGCGCGCGCCCTCTGCTgcgagagaaacgacgtcactatcggcgtAGCCAATGGCGCGCCATACCTTAGCTGGGTGGGAGAAATGACGTCGCTATGGCGTAGCAAATAGCGCCCTGCACCTTCCGCCGGAAGGTTTCCGTGGTCGGACCGCGAGCGTGTCGCCTAGGCACATACAGCTCCGCTTTAAAACTATTTCTTTACTTAAGTCATCATGATAGTCTGAATCCCGTTCCCCTCTGTGTTCCTTCCCTGTAACAATACGTAGATAAGTGCATGTGCTTTATATGCgtcagcatttctatgcctacccaacgagaactTTTTCCATCCGTCACGTAATAACGAATGCAATGACTCATGCCCCcataaacaatggctcatacccccgcaggAGCGCTTCTGTGGTCGGACCAAGAGCGTTTCGCCTATAGACATatacagcctcgctgtaaaaagGGGCCCCCTCAATTTACCAACTCTACCGTGAGAGAGCCCAACAGAATAGGGTACAGACTATTATCAAGGGCCCCCTCACCGCAGCGAGTGCCTCAAGCATTTTTCGTAGCGTCATAAATGCTGTAAACTGTACAGTGAAAATATTTTAGGTTGGTACATTCAGAGATTAGTATCTGAAGAATAAATTTTTGGTATCGCAAGACATTTTCCTCACGCTTCTTGATAAGCTTATCGCTCGATACGCGATATTCCGTGCATCAACATGTGTTTGTCTGTAAACACGCCACACCATGTCTTGGCCGTGCAGGTAAAATCAATCAATAGTACTATCACAGTATAAATAAGCAGGTGATATCTAAGTCGTGCTCATGCGCATTTATTCCCGTCTTAAAGACGCTGCTTCAACTTTTGTGCGCTCAGGGTCAAAGAATTCACATCAGCCCTTTGGACCGCGGGTAGACGCGTTTCTCGCTACCGATTTCCCGAGACGGTGGCCGTCGTTCCATGTTGTGTGAAGGGGAGGCGGTCGCCGACATCTTGTGGTATTGGAGCTCGGCGAGGCCCACCTCAATCAGCCGCTCGCGGTAGAGGACCCGGTACTTGGTTTCACTAGGACCCCAGTCGGTCTCGGGGTAAGCTGCTCGGCGCCAGCTGAATCCGCACTGCGCCAGTTTGACCACGGCGATGATGACGAGTGGTGCGAGCCCCACCACTGCCAACGCCCAGCCGAACAAGTCGGCCCACAGGGGAAGGACGTAATCGCCAACGCTGCTTCGCGGGAATTCGTACAGACTGTAGACCAAAAAACTTCCCAGGACCACGGGCGCACAGTACTTGAATGCAATGATCACGAAGTAGCTGGGACAGCTACCCGTCATGAAGGTAACGTCGAAGCAGAAGCGGTTCATGCCGTATATCCACGCCACGATGATGGCTTCGCCCAGGCAGGTGAAGAGAACGATCAGGGCGCCTAAGTAGTTGTCCAGGATCGTTAGGACGTACAGGCCAGCCTGCGCGTTCGCAGTGGACCAGCAGGAAAATAGGCTAAGAACAGTCGATGTTTGCGGGCTAATTTCCGCGCAGATATGTTAAGGCAGAAAAACTTAATCCGGAAACCCGATAGCGTAATTTTAGTTTTCACGCGAGTCAGTTAAATTCATTTCTGAGCAAGCTGGTGTTAAGCGTCTTCAATTATGGTAGCGTTGAGCTTATTATGTAGTTTTACAAATTACAGAGCAGCTACGCGAAGCATGAAACTGGAAGGTGAAATGTAATAAATTAGTTCAAGCAATCATTTCTGAGAGACTGGCCCACTCGATTCGTTTTGAACGTCTTgcagcacggaaaaacgtgagaTAAAACAAAAAGGCTGCACACGGGTGCGTAATCTTCTCGACTCACCACTTGTCGTTTCATGCTGCAAGAAGTTTCAAATGACCAGAAATAAATAACGCCAGATATGGTGGTTAGTAGGGCTTGTTGGTGCGGTGTGCATTGTGCAATGAACATTTGGCTTGGTTTTCTATGGCTATATCTTTTGCCCGTCAGCAACAAACCTCAACAAAAAATCATAGCCCTTGTCGTGTGTTCCCATAATCTTAGTCCCGTTCACGCAGTGTTtgcaatacccccccccctcgaaaaaaaaaagtcccacCTGCGTGGTGAGGGACAACCCGATGAGGAAGCAGAACGAGCAGTACATGAAGGCGGTCGCGCTGCGCTTCTTCGCGAAGAAGGGGAATAGCTCCTGGATGGAATTGGTGAGGAACTCGCAGTTGCCCATCTGCGAGTCGACGCCCAGAAAGAAGAGCATGGCGAAGAACAGCACCGCCCACAGGTTGGGAAACGGAATCAGGGACAGGGCCTCGGGGTAGGTGATGAAAGCGAGGCCCGGCCCCGCGCTGACCACGTCCGCGATGGGAATGTCCAGAGTGTGCGCCATGTTTCCCAGGACCGAGAACACCACCAGGGAGGCGAACGCGCTGGTCAGAAAATCGACGAAGCAGATGAAGGCGACGCTGGACGACATGTCGTTGCGGAACGGCTGGTAGCCGCCGTACACCAGAAGACCGCCGGTGCCAATGCTTAGCGAGTAGAAGGTCTGCTCAGTGGCCGCACGCCACACGTCCGGGCTCAACAGCGTGTCCCACTGGGGCACGAGGAGGTACCGCAAGCCGATGCTGGCTCCGGGCAACGTGATGCCACGAATAAGCATGACGGTCAGAATGACGTACGGGGCCGTGGCGGTCACCAGGACCACCTTACCAACCACCTGCAACGatgggtgagagagagaaagcctTATTACAGGCAAACGTGCAGTGAACCTCACGTATTGAAAGCGTCGGTTCTCAACAGGACCACGGCAAGGCACTGTTTCAGCGCAACATGGACGCCACTTTAGCCACCATATTGGTAAACCATTGCGGTGGCAAGCTGtgcccgtgacgtcacgtgcaagccatcttgtttatgcagaTCTGTACGCATAGCAAAAGTGGGAACACATGTACCGCCTTCGATACCAGAACCTACCAGCTTTTAATTGTTGGTGTTGTCCTTTCTGTCCCTCGTCTGACACAAGATTGGGCTCCGGCTCCAACTTTAATGTCCTGGCGTCAATGTACGCGAGCTTGGTGTTGCTACCGCGAACCTTAACACGTTTTGACACTAATACTGTATTTAACACTTTAACACATTTATCACTCACAAAATAAGAAAATAGGTGGTGTAATATTTATTTTCGACAGAAAAGAATGAGTTCATCTATAAGTGCACAAAAAACTTCCTCGAAATCCTTGCGATCAGGATAACGCCTGACCAAAGGTCTAAAAGGACAACGCGCAACAAAATGTAGATTTTTTTAAGATTCTGGCTCTTTTGCATGAAACTTTTTAGAGCTATTGACGTATCTAATCTCCTATCGCGCACCGGCCTTACTCGCAGCAAGGTGCGCGAATTACCACATATTCCTTTAAACAAAGGCTCAAAGCAACCTAGACGACTATAATTTATCGacctttttaataataataatatttggggttttacgtgccaaaaccactttctgattatgaggcacgccgtagtggaggactccggaaattttgaccacctggggttctttaacgtgcgcctaaatctaagcacacgggtgttttcgcatttcgcccccatcgaatgcggccgccgtggccgggattcgatcccgtgacctcgtgctcagcagcccaacaccatagccactgagcaaccacggcgggtatatcgACCTTTTTGTTTCTAGGTGAAATGGATATGCTGCAGTCCGACGGCCTGCAGCGCACGCCTGTCGCCGGGTAGAGCATCGCTTCAGGCCTGCCGGATGACACCTGAACCACACCACTGACCTTTATTCCTTTGAATATGATGAGGAAAATGATGACCCAGCAGATGGCGTAACAGATGACCAGATTGGGCTGCACGAAGCCGACCTTCTCGAAGGAAGACGACGCGTTGAGAACCACTCGGTTGTAGAACATGTCGACCGAGGAGGCGTTGGCGTCTATGCAGCCGGCGAAGCGGGTGTTGTACTCACTCTGCGACAGCAGCACACTGTTGCCGTCGTAGGTGACCATGACGTGCGACTCGGCCTGTGTGTCGTTGATGCCCGCGATGACGACGCTCTTGCGAATGTTGGCACACACGCGGTTCATCTTGCGGCGCGCGAAGCATCCATCCAGGGGCACGCCCCACCATTCGTAGCAGTCTGTCCACGGCAGCGGGCTCTTGAACGAGTGGTAGAAGTAGAGCACGGCGTATGTGATTATCATCTGGTAGTAGATGGTGGTCACGAAGGCGCCCCACATCATGCCGAATGCATTGCCCTGCGGCATGCAAGAATAAAAGCCAAATTGTGtgaaagggggaaaaaactaTGCAGATCTTACGCATTGTGGGAAGCGATATTATGCGACGCATGGGTTTACATCATCGTTTAATGGTCTGAAATGCCATTACCAGGTGGGCGAACATGCTTAAACGCTTAAAGACTGACGTATCGAACTCATGACCCCTTCATGCTCTCGTTTACTTCGATCCGGATACGATTCCATTGCGAAATGCCCGTTTGATCGGGGGTTACTTCTCGGCTCCTAAACGCACCCGTGGCTATCGGTCCCGATCATATGTGTGCCGGAGAAACATCTGGCTTTCCGTTTCCATTTTTGATTTGTTAAGCTGCAGAGAGGCAGCTGGTTTAGCGGTGTTTCGCGACAACGCTTCATGAACGGCAAAGCACTCAACGGACATAATTCAGTAACACCGCCCGGCGGAGGACCTTCGTGACGAGCAAGAACAGCTCCGACCCCGCGAGTCGAGCAGACTGGGACTATTGTTGTATTCAGCTCAGTTTCTACGCCGATAGGACGCCCCAAGTGACAGTGTCACAGTGCCGATGGCGGCACCTCGGCCCTGCCCACGGCGGCCCTTCCCTAGAAATAACGGCACCAACGCAGCCCACTCCGACCACGCAACAAATACAGGGTCCTACGTATTTCACTTAGcgtgttccaaaaaaaaaagattttgtgcTTACCACTGCATTGTTCTGGCTGAAATCTTTATGCACACCCATTACATGCTCCTTTACGCGAAAATCTGTCGGCATCCGCGTAATCAATAGATGGTACCAAAAAGGGCCGACGGCGGAAAGAGCACAAAACACGTCAAGAAATGCTAGGATTGACGCCGAATTTCTTttgggaggttcctgtaaacaaagtggctttgaaaagaaaatttgatgcatttcGGTCTTGGTGCAAATTGAACCTGGGCCTCCTCGGTGCGAGATGAGCACGCTTGCCCGACGCCACCGCGGTGACATGGTCCTGGCTGAATAAAAGTTTGCCTAGTGTGTGCGTTCATGAGCGCGTTTATTACCTTCCGAGGTTgacaaacggtataatgcttttgcattcccacacgtaagcagtcttgtctctttcttctttttttttcttttttttcagtaggATCGAATTTACCGAAATGCAGCCCACACTTGCCACAGTTGATTGCCTGCgttattttgtttctttaagtGAAAATTTGCCTTCGCTTATGGGGATGCGAGTTGCTGCCGCGACGGCgaaacaagtttatgcttgcgccatcgCGGCAGCAGCTTGCATCCGCATAAGTGAAGCCAAATTTGCGCTTTATTTAAGTAAACCAGCCAAGTAACTATGCGGTAAGGGTTACAATGAATGACGTAGACACCAAGATGCGAGCCTTCtgtaaaatttgagcaagaacaatgCAGTGGTAAGCGCTAAATCTTTCTTCGAGCACGTTAAGCGAAGCATGCAGGACCCTTATATAACCAACTGTGTGCCGCTTGCACACATCTTTGCGAAGACTTTCATTGTTGCAGTAGCGCTCACCAGACTCAGCAGCAAATCAAATAGGTTAACTTTTTATCATACGATAGCGTTATACATGACATTAACCACACTTCGTCGTCCTTGTCGACCCAAGATAAAGCAGACTGATCCACGAGACAGCCTAATAAAACGGGTGTGCATGGGCCAATCCTGATAATGCAAAGTTGCTCGTTGACCTGcgttcttttttatgtgtttattGCCAAAGATGGGCAGCTTCTGTGGCCAAAGCTGGGCTGCGTTCTGCGAGAAATTTCTCCAGAACATCTACGGGCACTTCGCGCTCGACGAGATGCTCACCTGGAACATGGGCGACATGCGGAAAGCGCCCAGGGGTCCTTGACCGCTGAACTGACCTAGGAGGAGCTCCACGTAGTAGATCGGCCGGCCGATGAGCACGTTGATGACGATGTAGGGCACCAGGAAGGCAGAGCCTCCGTTCTTGTACGCCACGTACGGGAACCGCCACAGGTTGCCCAGCCCCACGGAGTAGCCGATGCAGGAGCAGATGAACTCCAGGTTGGTCGACCACTTCTCCTTGAAGACGCTCATGCTGACCTCGGCGAGGGATTGGGATggaaaagcttgctgtcacaggctaAAGGAGTGCGCCGAGACGAGGCGTGGCCCGGTCGTTCAAATGGCTTCTAGGAGGTCACGCACGTGGAGCACGAGAGCGAGTGGTGCGCGCTCGCGTGCGTTCTTCGTCGTTGACGTCACTCTGGCCTCAGTGCATCGTAATGATCCCAGAGATTGACACACACCCACAACAGGGGATTGGCCAAGTTGGCAGAACAATAAGACGTGAGGGAGGGTGGACAGTATAATTAGCAGCAATGAGAATACGACTGCTAGAAATTATTGATAATATTATTTTACATAAAAATAAATTACTTAAGAATAAAGGAATTAAGAATGCACGTCGCATTAATAATGTCACTGGCTTCTGTAATCTTACATGACAAATACGCGCGTTGCTCGCTGGTTGGTTGGTTCGTTGATTTGGTTTTCAGTAAAATGGCAAGAATTAAAAAATTATTTCGTTAAGtgtgccgcgcgactggctgctcgaggcatttagcgtgtactcgcgggcttctttcacgctgggaaaaaaacacttttacgtagcacgtattgaacaacagaaagctgtgtcgggagtttttcatgtcgttcgacaattttctcattgacacttttcagctaattatgacatttgagaagtaaataattaattaagactaattatctaattaggctgaATGACAAAAGATAAGAGTAAAGCGTtggttcgggctagttggtaatccacACTAGGCCCTGTTTAAGCGCAGAATTTACAACAACCACAAAGGAACCCGAACTGTACAGGCGCGAACTTGCAACTGACGTTTAATGCAAGATGTCGTAAATATATACAGAAAAACAGACAAGAAGGAACAGAAAAGACAAGAATGAACATAACTAATCATTTGCTCGCATCGTCTAACATGTGCGCGTTGCTAAACAACTGTCACCGACTGCCCTCAAGAAAACATATTTCTTTGGCAGATAACGAAAGACAATGCGGGCTGACGCACTCATAATCATCACTGCTCTTTATTCCAGCTTCCACGATCTCGTGCGTGCACCAGACGCAGCAACGAGCACTAACCCGAAAGCTCACGTCCACCCCTGAAggaagccgcaaatgatctgtgtgcgATTACTGAACGTGGAACGTAtgttgtgttgtgaaattcaaccgtAGCGATAGCCTGGTTCATCTATTGCAACGCGTGGGCTGTGAATATGTATGCAACTCATttgaatatttctaaaggcgcaaaagccgacacATAATATTTTTGAGCAGCTACCATCACTTGTGTTGAAACCTGCACGTGGCATTAAACAATCCTAAAAGACACGCCTATCGTCTACTTTGTTGTCCTGCGCCTCGCACTGTTAGTATACCGTGAACCTCTAACAAGAAGGCCATATCAATACGTGCTATGCATAGTCCAGGAACCTAAGCCCAAGGTTTTTCACGTTtctgctcagcttcgcacgcagcccacggttagcctgttttgtgcaAATAAATATTACTAGAATATTATTATTGATGTTATTAGGTGTTATACGACAGTGTGCTATTCCACCtatcagcccctttcttgattttggagtTCCTTGAGTGTAAtatatagcaatcatccagatttctttaGCTAGTCATGTGTTTAACTGGTATTAGATCAAGATTGTTACGACGTGCtaatgggagtcatttcaaactagattacTCAGCCAAAGAAAGAAAGTACTAAGGAAAACCTTAATTTTCATTCCTATATGGTAATCCGAAACAGATTCTATTTCCAGAATTCTATGTCCGCTTGAACTGCCTGCAATTTATTGCTCGAAGCTGGAAAATtttattccttttcttgctgtcgaaaggctgcttcaatgtcaatagcaagctataattattcttTTCGAAAGTATTAACAATGACTATATCTTCGAACTCATCAATCCGATTTCTTTTCATGAACAAATTTtagctttctttctccttctcaTTAACAGCGATAGAATGGAACTGTTCACTTCCATAAGTTTCAGGATCCAAAGATtgtggagtttgtcctgagcgcTTGTCCCCATCCAAAACTGTGGGCGTGTTTGTATCAtgttctggtgttgcaatcgcagtgacGTACGCATTTTTGAAATACCGTTGCAACCAAGTAATTTATTCAACTTTGTTTACCAATCTACAAGATGTGACCACGCAGTACCGACCAcattaataagaaaaaaaaagcagattcaGCGCacttgttggaatctatgcgaagtgacgTCTTTATCAGTAGTCATTCAAATGCTGCTAAAGTAGCTGCCGTATGTACAAATGTCCTTATGTTCAACAATGCAACATGTTATCATTTGCACGGTTtgtttatgcaccgcataggtcacaaccttattgtcatgcaatatttatgcattacactgttcacaaacgaCACCAAAATGCAAACGGCAATTAATGCGGATGAGCACTGCGAGACAACAACGCAGCGATCTTTGTTGAGGGAGCGATGGGGAGAGGTACACGCACAGACATGAATGGCacgtgcttatttatttatttatttatttatttatttatttatttatttatttatttataaacctCAGAGTCGGCAAAGTGGGAGTATTAGGTGAGAGGGGAATAAATAAGCATAGTTACAATATTTAataaacaataacagaaaaaggaatgAAGAAGGCGCTTGCAAACAGAAGTTAAgcggaatgaaaagaaaaaatgacAGGGCGCAAGGTTATACAAAGCCTAATGATAAAAGCTAGCCAGCGAACAAGGGTTTCACGGGCATAAAAAGGCTTAAATCTGCCCATGTGTCACGGTGGCACATACCCGATGGCCCAAGCATGGGCTAGGTTAAACAAGACATCGATGATTCAGCAATCTCCTCTTTACCCTTCCTCTTTACCTCAGTGGGGAGTAGCAGGCCGAAGGCATGCTCCTTGAGCCAACCTTTCCGCTTTTTCTCACATTAAgtattattctctctctctctctctctctctctctctctctctctctctctctctctctctctcagccatATTTCACCGAGTCCGACCTGTTTATTTAATAAACACGGACCTGGCGATTCTGGGGTCAGGGAGTTCCTATTGCTGCAAAATGCCATGTGAAATccacagtgacagtgacaagaactttattattattattattattattattattattattattattattattattattattattattattattattattattattattattattattattattattattattattattattattattattattatccacaCCAGTGAATATATTGCTTCCCTTGGAAATGCAGTGGGTTTGCTATACTGCCACAATGACACTTCCTTTGTGCTATTGTTCCACGATGCCGTACTACAGCTATCAACGTTCTGTACCAAAAAGACGTCATTCTGTTATCCAGGAACTAACATCCCACCAATTCCTTAGATGAACACAGTCTTCGCTAATGACTGTCATATATACTGGCTTCCATTGACGCTTCCATCCTTCAGCATGACTTGCAGCTAATCTAAGTCTGGTGCAGTAAATGGCTTATGTCGCTTTATGTTAACAAAACAATACTAATCCCATTTCACCATCGAAGTAACTATATACCTGTTGCTTGCTTTCTCAATGATACTGTGCATGATGCTGCCGACGGCAAACACCTAGGCATTCATATCTCCCCTGATTTATCTTGGCCTCATCATATCATTCGGATTAATAATTCTGGTACTTGTACTCTTGGTTTCTTATGTCACAAATAGGAATTGCTCCACCTAACTTAAACGTCTTGGCTCACAAAACCCTTGTCACATCTACACTTGAGTGTGCGTGTTTGTTGAACAGCACATACCACACAAATTTATTCAGCACGCTCAAATCGATTGAGAACAGACATGCTTGGTTCATCGATGCTGACTATTCTTTCATCGCTAGCATGTGCGCATCAAAAATCCCGACTCGACAACTGCACTTAGACTACCGACGTAAAATCACCCACCTTTGTCTTTGCCACAGGTTCCATCATTCCTTGCCACCAAATAACACACTCGTCTGGCATGCCCACGACATCACCACGACCAGCCATGCGAATTCATTCTGCACACCACGTACTAACACGGTTACATTTCAGCGCTCCTTCTTCGTCCATATATGGACGTCGACGTTCTTCGTCCACGTGGATGAAATGGCCTGTCCACTTGCATCGTCACTGCAACTAACAGTTTCAAATCACTTCTTACCACTTATTTGTAATAAACTGAATAATATATCGAAACGCTGTTTATATATGCCCACTCCTCGTGTAATCTTCCATATCGTACGTTTGAggtataagaaagaaagaaagaaagaaaggaagaaagaaagaaagaaagaaagaaagaaagaaaaagaaagaaagaaagaaagaaagaaagaaagaaagaaagaaagaaagaaagaaagaaagaaagaaagaaaggctccATTTGAAACTTCTTATTGTACAATTACTGTACTAACAATGGAATCGCTCTTACTTATTGCACTGCTCATGTAGTTCTGCTGGAGCGCTATAGTCGGCGACAGGTCAAGAATGCAGTGGCAAACGCTTCGAGGGGAACGTGTGATTATGCACTTGTGAATCACTGGATGTGGGGCTGGATTCGTTAAACCCTTTGTTCCTAAGTGCTCTTGGCAATTGGCTCGAGGGCCAGTTGTGTATCGAGTTCAGTGCTCCTGAGGTTGGCTTTGTGAAGGGAGGGGAAGTCGTCTTTGCAGCTCACACGATAGCTGGCACACTATCTTGCGATCAGGTTCCCAGATCTTGAGGCAAAGAAGTTGTGCTGCAGGTTGCacctctactctgtctaggtgcttgtccGTTTGCTATTTCtcgtagaggtcttcaagcatgatAAAATTTGAAAGACCTGCCGCGCGATTGGCTACTCCAGCCACTtcgcatgtattcgcgggcttctttcatgctcggaaaaacataACATGTGCCatgatcaacttcagaccttccgaGGCAGTTATCATTCCAAAAACAGAaacattatgggattttacgcgccaaaatccctttctggttatgaggcacagtTATCATTCTCGCTGCCGTGCCTGCAGACAAAAGTACATGAGCGAGAATATTCCTGCAGCTTACGACATTAGTAACACTAACGCTGGGGCAGAAAGCTATAAACGAACAAAAACCAAATGAATCCTAAGTGTGCATCAATATAATTTATCGAAGGGCCTGCCTAAACAAAGTacactccgcgatttgaaacCTTACCAAGATaattaaaataaacaaaaagaaagcaatgatctGTTCGCGGGGTATAAAGAAGTCGACCCGAGTGTAGTGTTTCGATACCAGTATATTATCAGTCACCTTTTCAAAATGCGGAAGTTTTTTTATCCTAGTCGCTCTCCGATGCGCATCGTCTGTTTCTTTCTAGA encodes:
- the LOC142581850 gene encoding sodium-dependent proline transporter-like → MSVFKEKWSTNLEFICSCIGYSVGLGNLWRFPYVAYKNGGSAFLVPYIVINVLIGRPIYYVELLLGQFSGQGPLGAFRMSPMFQGNAFGMMWGAFVTTIYYQMIITYAVLYFYHSFKSPLPWTDCYEWWGVPLDGCFARRKMNRVCANIRKSVVIAGINDTQAESHVMVTYDGNSVLLSQSEYNTRFAGCIDANASSVDMFYNRVVLNASSSFEKVGFVQPNLVICYAICWVIIFLIIFKGIKVVGKVVLVTATAPYVILTVMLIRGITLPGASIGLRYLLVPQWDTLLSPDVWRAATEQTFYSLSIGTGGLLVYGGYQPFRNDMSSSVAFICFVDFLTSAFASLVVFSVLGNMAHTLDIPIADVVSAGPGLAFITYPEALSLIPFPNLWAVLFFAMLFFLGVDSQMGNCEFLTNSIQELFPFFAKKRSATAFMYCSFCFLIGLSLTTQAGLYVLTILDNYLGALIVLFTCLGEAIIVAWIYGMNRFCFDVTFMTGSCPSYFVIIAFKYCAPVVLGSFLVYSLYEFPRSSVGDYVLPLWADLFGWALAVVGLAPLVIIAVVKLAQCGFSWRRAAYPETDWGPSETKYRVLYRERLIEVGLAELQYHKMSATASPSHNMERRPPSREIGSEKRVYPRSKGLM